The window CTCAAGTCGTAGGGGAGGTTCCGCTCAGCCGGGCCAGTAGGTGCGGCTCCAGGTCGTGGGGCCCGGGGCCGGGAGGCGGTGGGCGGCGATGCGGGACGGGTCGGCCCAGGAGTCACGGGGGGCGGGCGCGCCGGCGGGCTGCTCCGCCGCGGCTGCTGCTGCGGTGCGGGCGCGGACGACGGCGAGTGCGGCGGCGAGTTCCTCGGGGGTGGGGTTTCCCCGGACGACCTTGATGGTCATGTCGGCTCCGTGGAGGGGGTTGAAGGGGTTAGGGGGTCAGAGGGGGATGTTTCCGTGCTTCTT is drawn from Streptomyces bottropensis ATCC 25435 and contains these coding sequences:
- a CDS encoding acyl-CoA carboxylase epsilon subunit; the encoded protein is MTIKVVRGNPTPEELAAALAVVRARTAAAAAAEQPAGAPAPRDSWADPSRIAAHRLPAPGPTTWSRTYWPG